The Calypte anna isolate BGI_N300 chromosome 20, bCalAnn1_v1.p, whole genome shotgun sequence genome includes a region encoding these proteins:
- the SLA2 gene encoding LOW QUALITY PROTEIN: src-like-adapter 2 (The sequence of the model RefSeq protein was modified relative to this genomic sequence to represent the inferred CDS: deleted 1 base in 1 codon), whose translation MVTAGGGSPSSSLALALCDFPSGTGSVLRMGEQLRILSEDGEWWLVASEVSGKECNIPRSCVAKVRHRWLYQGITRQKAEELLLLPGNHSGSFLIRESQTRRGCFSLSLRHGQSCSWDAVTHYRIHRLENGWLYISPRLTFSSLHDLVDHYSELSEGLCCPLRDPCAVEGTRVAPVPAVPTVVRNPSPNWDEIESSLLLSEATFPAEDSPLSLGLRESISSYLLLADTAAPGQSPAGKGLGSS comes from the exons ATGGTGACAGCAGGGGGAGGCAG ccccagcagctccctggcccTGGCGCTCTGTGACTTCCCCTCCGGCACGGGCTCTGTCCTGAGGATGGGGGAGCAGCTCCGCATCCTCTCCGA GGACGGGGAATGGTGGCTGGTGGCATCTGAGGTGTCC GGCAAGGAGTGCAACATCCCCAGGAGCTGCGTGGCCAAAGTCAGGCACAG GTGGCTGTACCAGGGCATCACCCggcagaaggcagaggagctgctgctcctgccaggcaACCACAGCGGATCCTTCTTGATCCGGGAGAGCCAGACACGGAGAG GATGCTTCTCGCTGTCGCTGCGGCACggccagagctgctcctgggacgCGGTGACACATTACCGCATCCACCGCCTGGAGAACGGCTGGCTCTACATCTCCCCCCGCCTCACCTTCTCCAGCCTGCACGACCTGGTGGACCACTACTCCG AGCTCAGCGAGGGACTGTGCTGCCCCCTCAGGGACCCCTGCGCAGTGGAAGGGACGAGAGTGGCCCCGGTCCCTGCCGTGCCCACCGTGGTGAGGAACCCATCACCCAACTGGGATGAGATCGAGAG TTCCCTTCTGCTCTCGGAGGCCACGTTCCCAGCCGAGGATTCCCCGCTCAGCCTGGGCCTGCGGGAATCCATCAGCTCCTACCTGCTCCTGGCAGACACGGCTGCCCCCGGGCAGAGCCCTgcggggaaggggctggggagcagctga